In Pseudoliparis swirei isolate HS2019 ecotype Mariana Trench chromosome 2, NWPU_hadal_v1, whole genome shotgun sequence, the following are encoded in one genomic region:
- the LOC130207423 gene encoding melanoregulin-like — MGAKFTICCYYLKHNSEEKNAMRMRTSTASRQTVVSSESSDSGTEEESLFGPQPSRKLWADASGASGSSSRRRSDRQLQAFISTRDQADTATEEWEKLNYDIHSLRYARREVRSRWKKILLHLGYQCEVEALLCVNKQRRFSRDQDQLNKAAQLLKQLLDRTSLFPPETGHQSKYLFVMDRLVLLDSAEDFVRLAKEKYPKQSSLRDSETEKKTDIKAERETC, encoded by the exons ATGGGAGCCAAGTTCACCATCTGCTGCTACTATTTGAAACATAACAGCGAGGAGAAGAATGCTATGCG CATGCGCACCAGCACAGCTTCCAGACAGACCGTGGTATCCAGTGAGTCCAGCGACAGCGGCACAGAAGAGGAGAGCCTTTTTGGCCCGCAGCCTTCGAGGAAGCTGTGGGCCGACGCCAGCGGAGCCTCCGGCTCTTCCAGCAGGAGACGATCGGACAGACAGTTACAGGCTTTCATCAGCACGAGGGACCAGGCGGACACGGCTACAGAG GAATGGGAGAAGCTGAATTATGACATACACTCGTTACGCTACGCCAGACGGGAAGTCAGATCCCGATGGAAGAAGATCCTGCTTCATCTCG GTTACCAGTGCGAGGTGGAGGCCTTGCTGTGCGTGAACAAACAGAGGCGCTTCAGCCGGGATCAGGACCAACTTAACAAAGCGGCCCAGCTGTTGAAACAGCTGCTGGACCGCACCTCTCTGTTTCCTCCAGAGACTGGACACCAGAGCAAATACCTCTTTGTCAtg GACCGCCTGGTGTTGCTGGACAGTGCTGAGGACTTCGTTAGACTGGCGAAAGAAAAATACCCCAAGCAAAGTAGTCTGAGAGACAGTGAGAcggaaaaaaaaacagacataaaagCTGAGAGGGAAACATGTTAA
- the LOC130202207 gene encoding carboxypeptidase O-like, with protein sequence MEKERMLGLFLVILSSLVEAFQSTQIYDYTKYHPMEEISRWMEDVERGNPELVSSAVYGYTYEGRNITLLKLGLENPEGREKKVIWVDCGIHAREWIAPAFCQWFVKEIVHSYSTNKKLEQMLQNLDVYVTPVVNVDGYVFTWANTSTRLWRKSRSTPPPGSSCYGVDLNRNFNANWGTVGVSFDSCSNTYCGKSAGSEPEAKAVMDFVGRMVNKTLCFLTIHSAGQLILLPYGHPEISAPNYHELVSVGEAAAEKMEKVHGMGYTVGTSPQILYPNSGSSRDWARLIGIPFSYTFELRDKGEFSHLLPEEQIQPACEEAYAGALSIIAHVHDKTFSSGSLPHAAVSGLPMIIWSTIITVFLSTGVFV encoded by the exons ATGGAGAAAGAACGGATGCTCGGTTTGTTCCTGGTGATTTTAAGCAG TTTAGTGGAGGCTTTTCAATCGACACAGATTTATGACTACACCAAATATCACCCCATGGAAGAG ATATCCAGGTGGATGGAAGATGTGGAGCGAGGGAACCCAGAGCTGGTCTCCTCTGCCGTCTATGGATACACTTATGAGGGAAGAAACATCACCCTGCTGAAG TTGGGACTAGAAAACCCGGAGGGCAGAGAGAAGAAGGTTATCTGGGTGGACTGTGGTATCCATGCTCGAGAGTGGATCGCTCCTGCCTTCTGCCAGTGGTTTGTCAAAGAG ATCGTGCACTCGTATTCTACCAATAAGAAGCTGGAGCAGATGCTGCAGAACCTTGACGTCTATGTTACTCCTGTGGTCAATGTGGACGGATACGTGTTCACCTGGGCCAATACCAGC ACTCGTCTGTGGAGAAAGTCTCGTTCGACCCCTCCTCCAGGCAGTAGCTGTTATGGTGTCGACCTCAACAGAAACTTTAATGCCAACTGGGGAA cGGTCGGAGTGTCGTTTGACAGTTGTTCGAACACCTACTGTGGGAAGTCAGCGGGGTCAGAGCCAGAGGCGAAAGCTGTGATGGACTTTGTTG GTAGGATGGTGAACAAGactctgtgtttcctcaccaTCCACTCTGCTGGGCAACTTATACTCTTACCATACGGCCACCCGGAGATCTCTGCACCCAACTATCATGaactg GTTTCAGTCGGTGAGGCAGCGGCAGAAAAGATGGAGAAGGTTCATGGAATGGGCTACACTGTCGGAACATCTCCACAAATCCTCT ATCCAAACTCAGGCTCAAGCCGCGACTGGGCTCGTCTCATCGGCATCCCGTTCTCTTACACCTTTGAGCTGAGAGACAAAG GTGAGTTCAGCCACTTGCTGCCAGAAGAGCAGATCCAGCCGGCCTGCGAGGAGGCCTACGCAGGAGCTCTCTCCATCATCGCACATGTTCACGACAAGACCTTCAGCAGCGGCAGCCTCCCTCACGCTGCTGTTTCTGGGCTGCCAATGATCATTTGGAGCACCATCATCACTGTGTTTCTCAGCACAGGGGTCTTTGTGTGA